Proteins encoded within one genomic window of Humulus lupulus chromosome 1, drHumLupu1.1, whole genome shotgun sequence:
- the LOC133800989 gene encoding uncharacterized protein LOC133800989, protein MLRMCRKYFPNIYRQNAVVMNMYFSQVILARYDQYKKIADKTKYTWDFDVMSMLTGIEQQFLASWGGVEDVYWCQNYGQEYWFAIEASISSWIPTVYDSDNSVISDAKLEEIMNTWCFLLPSMLMQSKLFTDSLMLKIPSAGKRPHHGVANRNTSSLSQREVGIVVCMLSSILSI, encoded by the exons atgcttcgtatgtgtcgcaagtattttcccaatatatatcgacagaatgcagttgtgatgaacatgtatttctcacaagtgatacttgctcgatatgatcagtacaagaaaattgccgacaaaacaaagtataCGTGGGATTTTGACGTTATGTCTatgttgaccggcatcgagcagcagtttctggcatcttggggcGGAGTTGAGGATGtttattggtgccagaactatggacaagaatattggtttgccattgaggcttccatttctagttggaTCCCCACTGTTTACGATTCggacaactcggtgattagtgacgcaaagctggaggaaattatgaatacatggtgctttttgcttccttctatgttaatgcagagtaaactgtttactgatagcttgatgttgaagattccatcagcagGAAAAAGGCCGCATCATGgcgtcgcaaacagaaacacgagctcactcagtcaaagagaag tggggattgtggtgtgtatgctgtcaagcatattgagcatctaa